One Verrucomicrobiota bacterium genomic window carries:
- the pyrF gene encoding orotidine-5'-phosphate decarboxylase gives MTRNPIIAALDVPTATQALEIAQAIAPHVGMFKVGGELFTRCGPSIVASIVELGRPVFLDLKFHDIPNTVRKSVGNAVALGVQMLTVHTSGGSAMLAAAAEAARGKTLVLGVTVLTSLDDNALRQVGVNGSVTGQVERLAQLAVQSGLQGLVCSPLEIQPLRRLVPGSTQLVTPGIRPSGAPRTDDQARTLSAREAMRAGANWIVVGRPIYAAPDPAAAAEKLEQEVSMEGGA, from the coding sequence ATGACTCGAAATCCCATCATTGCCGCCTTGGATGTGCCGACGGCAACTCAAGCCTTGGAGATCGCGCAGGCCATCGCTCCCCACGTCGGCATGTTCAAAGTCGGAGGCGAACTCTTCACTCGTTGCGGACCCTCCATTGTCGCTTCGATTGTCGAACTCGGGCGGCCTGTTTTTCTGGACCTCAAGTTCCACGACATCCCCAATACCGTTCGAAAATCCGTCGGAAACGCCGTGGCCCTGGGCGTGCAAATGCTAACCGTCCATACTTCAGGCGGCTCAGCCATGCTGGCTGCAGCGGCCGAAGCGGCCCGAGGAAAGACACTTGTGCTTGGAGTCACCGTCCTCACCAGTCTGGACGACAACGCTCTGCGCCAAGTTGGGGTGAACGGTTCAGTGACGGGTCAAGTCGAACGTCTCGCTCAACTCGCCGTTCAGTCAGGCCTGCAAGGTCTGGTCTGCTCTCCGTTGGAAATCCAACCTTTGCGACGGCTCGTTCCTGGCTCAACACAGCTTGTGACACCTGGAATCAGACCGTCAGGAGCGCCTAGAACCGATGATCAAGCTCGCACCCTCTCCGCCCGTGAAGCCATGCGCGCAGGGGCCAACTGGATCGTGGTGGGTCGTCCGATCTACGCGGCCCCTGATCCCGCAGCGGCGGCGGAAAAACTTGAACAAGAAGTCTCCATGGAAGGTGGGGCGTAG
- a CDS encoding response regulator, which translates to MEDLGLGPSHGSSGTGYGMANCRSAFAQASSAFSKKLGMDSCFLSCSLVKRLGRRSFLQLTCSMSSPDSSASAKVLFVVDDEPLLLELIQALLECDGYEVRTFGDPSTALDAFRKAPSTPSMLLTDFAMQPLNGLELLAECRKIRPDLKSILLSGQVRSSDFAAYPTQPDRFFKKPFVPQEFLDGVRQLAER; encoded by the coding sequence ATGGAGGACCTTGGGCTTGGGCCGAGTCATGGATCGAGTGGGACCGGGTATGGGATGGCGAACTGTCGCTCTGCATTCGCTCAGGCATCAAGCGCATTTTCGAAAAAACTCGGAATGGATTCTTGCTTCCTGTCCTGCAGTCTTGTTAAACGCCTTGGCCGTCGATCATTTCTTCAATTGACTTGTTCCATGTCCTCCCCTGATTCCAGTGCTTCAGCAAAGGTCCTTTTCGTCGTTGATGACGAGCCGCTTCTGTTGGAATTGATTCAGGCATTGCTCGAATGCGATGGATATGAGGTGCGGACTTTCGGCGATCCATCCACGGCCCTCGATGCTTTTCGAAAAGCCCCATCCACTCCTTCCATGTTGCTCACCGACTTCGCCATGCAACCCCTCAACGGGCTCGAATTGCTCGCCGAATGCCGAAAAATCCGTCCGGACCTCAAGTCGATCTTGTTGAGTGGACAGGTCAGATCTTCAGACTTCGCCGCGTATCCGACTCAGCCGGACCGGTTTTTCAAGAAGCCCTTTGTCCCCCAAGAGTTTTTGGATGGGGTTCGGCAATTGGCTGAGAGGTAG